A genomic segment from Nicotiana sylvestris chromosome 1, ASM39365v2, whole genome shotgun sequence encodes:
- the LOC104237101 gene encoding eukaryotic translation initiation factor 3 subunit B-like, giving the protein MEEDPSEFDTGFGNILVVDNLPVVPKEKFEKLEGVVQKIYSQLGVIKEDGLWMPVDPETQKTLRYCFIEYNTPQEAELSKEKTHGYKLDMSHIFVVNMFDDIEKFLKVPDEWARPEIKPYVPRWLTDEKARDQFVIRACNDTEVLWNDARQLKPELVYKRSRTGSLDEEDEERGVYCWVLKTKGEGAGSHGRWSSGKKTIQHGKPWEGAWFGDGEEEEERGEGG; this is encoded by the exons ATGGAGGAGGACCCCTCGGAGTTTGATACTGGTTTTGGGAACATACTGGTGGTGGACAATCTTCCTGTGGTGCCTAAAGAGAAATTTGAGAAGTTGGAAGGAGTAGTTCAGAAAATTTACAGCCAACTTGGTGTTATTAAGGAGGATGGTCTCTGGATGCCTGTTGATCCTGAGACTCAGAAAACCCTTAGGTACTGCTTCATCGAGTATAATACTCCTCAG GAAGCTGAGCTGAGTAAGGAGAAGACACATGGATACAAGCTTGATATGTCGCATATATTTGTTGTTAACATGTTTGACGACATTGAGAAATTCCTGAAAGTTCCCGATGAGTGGGCTCGACCAGAGATCAAGCCTTATGTTCCAAGG TGGCTTACTGATGAGAAAGCTAGAGACCAGTTTGTGATTCGGGCTTGCAATGACACAGAAGTCCTCTGGAATGATGCAAGACAGTTGAAGCCTGAGCTTGTTTACAAACGTTCT CGGACTGGGAgtttggacgaagaagatgaagagagggGGGTGTATTGCTGGGTGTTGAAGACGAAGGGAGAAGGggcgggcagccatgggaggtggagctcggggAAGAAGACGATACAGCATGGGAAGCCATGGGAGGGAGCTTGGTttggagatggagaagaagaagaagagaggggggaaGGTGGTTAG